agaatgttttttatcgaaatttttattttattaatatccGTTTGatgatataaaattaatacagtTTTTTACCTGCTTATTTTAACTAATTTGGGTCGGTGGAAACGACTGCATGGTTTCATGGCTTATAACCAACCTCCTCTCCGAGACGATTTACAATTTAACGATTGCGGTGATTTTGGCTTAATGTCTACAAGCTTTTCTTTATCCTCTGACGTGAATCCCTTCTTTGGACTTAACGCAGGCTTCAATCGCGGTTTGATCATTCTGTTATCAACAGGTACGGATAAAGTGGATTCGGAAACCCCGTGAGACAGTTTGACGAGTCTTGGAGAACTGGAGGGAACTTTCGAACTATTGTGGTAAGTGGACAACGTAGATGGCGCCTCTGTAAAGAAAAGATATCCGAAGTAGACTATCATATTACTTTTTGAAAAATATAATAACACTTTAGAATCTatgattttattcttatggaacACTTGTGAAtgtgtatactattaatgacatACTTTGTTAGTGATAAATTTGATAATGACGAAAACGCTGTAACATAACAAGTAGTATTTAAATTTAGTAATGAGAGACCGAAAAGGACTTTTAAGCAATTACTCATCTATTTATTGATTAAAATAAACTTCGACCACATATTAGACGATATCTATTACTGAATATCGATGTATAAAGAAACTTCTGTCGAAGTTTACTGATCAACTGATACACTACTGACCTATTGATACTAACTACTGCTATACTTCCTAAGGAAATTAGTTTAATTAATGGCATTGCGTTAGAATTTATGTACAGATTATTTTAAAAGGTTTGAACAACTATCTTAAAAAATGTTCTGTTATTCCACACATCAACTGTCTTTAAAAGGTAATAATCGACTTGAAGAagaaatatttaagaaataaaaaatatgtacataGGTCTTACCCAGGGACTGTTGATAAGACATTGCTGAAGACTTACCAGACTTCCTTTTAGCTTGCACGGGTGATGCAAATTTAATGGGTTTCTCATCAACGTAGTTCATCGAACTTACACgcttcaaaataaaataaaatgcacTTTACAGTAATTACGGAATAATCGTGTGAAGTAGAAAAACGTTTGTTTCATCAGTATTTAATAGAAGTCAACAGCCTAGAATCTTTAAGTTCTAGTTGATGATTGTGACATGAGTTTTATGAGTTTGAATACCTAGGACTTTACCTTAATGGTGGATGTATCAGAATCTGGTGATGGTGATATCGAAAGTCTAGGAGGATCAGCAAATGTGACTTGTGAAACATTATCAGTTTGGACGATATCTTGAAGCACATGAAGAATTGTGGAAGCTGTGCTTTCAGGCAGCTCAATAGGTGACACAGGTTTCAAGGGACTCTTATTACTCAGCTTCTGTGCTTCTTCCATGGCCCTCTTCAAACTCAGTTGACTCTGTAGTGACGCCTTGCTCTTGCTCTTACCGATTTGCGAGTTTTTCATAGCACTGTCTACCACCTAACATAATTTTATCCACACAAAGTTATAGTATGTTTTCTATAAATAAGAAACAACTTTGGTAGAACTGAAACCTGAAACTGAACTCTGTACCTCTCTCCATCGTTGATTAGCAGATCGCTCTACAGCCAACTTAGCGACTCTTTTCCATCTAGCAACACTGTCTTCACCTTCAGAAGAAGATTGAAGTGATGTCACCTGCTCTTCTGTTTCGGGATCTATTACAGGAGCCGCCACGTGAAAGTCCTTCATCAGCCTCCTCTCCCAGACTTTCTTCTTCTTGCCCAGAACAGCTTGTCACCATTTACACCAATTAGCTAAATATTTCCCCTAGAAGAGACTATCCACATCTCTCAACATTAAAAACCTCGCTTACCTCTTTCTTTAGTATCTGCGCCAGCGATGTCCATACCATTTCTCCTCAAAATCTCCAACAGTTCGCACCGCCAGGACGACAGGTCCGACTTGAGCTCATGAACATCGTCCTCGGTAACAGGATCCATTTCGTGTTCCGAATGCGCGTTAACGACGTACCGCCATATCAGAGCCCTCATTACTGTGCCGTATCTGATACAAAACGAGACAAACAAGCTGGCTCGTAAAACGACGGGAGCGCTAAAGCTGTCTGATCGATCGCCATCGAGCAGTTGTTAAGTTTTACCCTCGATACCGACGAATCGTGACCTTCGCCTATTACCTGTTGTCGCGAGCCCGTTTTCGTTCGCCTGCCTCTCTGTTCACCATTTGCTTCTTCTGGAGGCCGCATAGTCGAAGCAGCAACTTAGGCGGCAGGAAGATGTTGAAGGGAGGCGGAAGTGTGCCGCCCTCCTCGAAGTAGCTCATCCACAGCTTCGTCCTCGCGAACTTCCACTCCGTGTCTGCGCGTTCCTGTGAAGTCCAGTGAGAAGAAAGTAATATTGGAGACACTTTGATAAGAAGTTTTATGTCGAAGCAGCATGTTTTTTTATGTTATGGCTTTTGCTCGTCGTCTTtgcttcggagcagtgtctcttcTTAGTTTGAAGTGTATGAGTCTCTCAGAGGCTATTCCTATTCGGAGGATCCGAAGAATCGATtattctttattgtatcttatcaaAGTATGAGACCTTAAAatggaaaattaattatttgtaGAATGTTTATTCTGAAAATGACATCTTCATatggaattatttttttaaatatcttttaCTCAGGGAGACTTTCTTACTCGTGTCTCAAGTCGAGGCGAGTCTCAGATATTTTCTATACTTTTCGTTGTATCTCTTCTTTCATTTCATACACCCCTTAAATTTCCTTCCCCGCCTATAGGTGAACAGTCTGTATAAAGCAATTGTTACAAGCGCAATTCTTCGCATAAAAAAATATCGAGACACCATTTTATCACTTCAAAATAGTGTGTGCTACTGATTGCAAATAGATATCATGATACTTAAACTGTCTTACATGAGACCTTGCCTCGAGTCAGGCGGCGAGGTAACATGACAGTAGAGTAAGGGATGCTTTATTACCTCTATCATGGCGTAACTGTTACTCATCATAGCTATCAGAAGATTCAGTAACACGATCACGTTGATCACAGAATAAGAACCGAACATCAGCAGACCCCAGAACCGAGTATAGGACTTGATGCCTAAAAGTTGATACAAAAGGAAAATTCTCAGAACCTTCCTTTACTTCTAATGAATAATGTTTAGATGAAACAGTAGCTTACCAGTGAGTTCGAAACTTTCTATGCTGATCCCACCGAAACTAGCCCAGAAAAGGCTTTGGCAAGATTCAAACAAATTGCTGAACCTGGGAGACAAAGAATGAAATTTAAGTATCTTTAACAAGTTTTGTTATTCGAATTATATGAACTACCTTCTCCATCTTATGCAAGCTTCACTGGCTGCATCCCAGGAAGAGTCACCGACGCCACTATAACATTTTCTTCTCTCCAATTCAGCGAAGTACCAAAGTAGTTGGTTTAAGCCGCAAGCGAAGGCGAAGAGTACCAGTGTATAAATGAAGAAGAATTTCACAATATCTATCACCATTCTGCCAAGAGATATCTAGAAGAAAAGAGCTTCCATTGTATTCTAGATTTATTTCAAGactgtaagtttaatactgatAAAAAGTTATTAGAATTTGATACTATTTTTAGGGGGTTTGTGAAGGTACCTGAAGAGGCCCTAAGTGAGGGTTAATACTGAATAAATGGATCAATTTCAAGGCGCTGAAGATATTAGCTGCTGCAAATAGCCCTTCTGCTATCAATTGAGTGTCAAAGTCGCTCCAAGTTTCTCTGGGCACTAAAGCCGCCATGGGGTCCTC
The sequence above is a segment of the Calliopsis andreniformis isolate RMS-2024a chromosome 3, iyCalAndr_principal, whole genome shotgun sequence genome. Coding sequences within it:
- the Trpl gene encoding transient receptor potential-like isoform X1, producing the protein MVCHKSEKELESPPSETETYVVQFPRPLNIEEKKYLLAVERGDLANVKRFIQSARKRGVNGKPVDINCMDSLGRSALSLAIEAENLEMVELLVVMGIETKDALLHAIDQEFVEAVELLLEHEELLITEDMSEDSSAKDITYSWQKIDPATAKYPPEITPLILAAQRNNYEILKLLLDRGATLPMPHDIRCGCTDCLRSTTDDPLRLSSTRISEYRALASPSLIALSSADPLLTAFQLSWELRDLTIAEPESRGEYLKLRRQVERFAVDLLQQVRTTTELHTILNYEPKDEGSPATKQLARLELAIQYKQKTFVAHSHVQQLLAAIWYDGLPGFRRMTIWQRCGILARTAIMFPFYCTIYFLAPESKTGQLVRKPFVKFLVHASSYVFFLFILMLVSQRAEVELVKIFSNEETKRDLEAELAKQRGATPTLLEGIVVLYVLGFIWQEMREAYVDGLRAYLRDMWNFIDFTRNSLYVATAVLRTAAYLQQKAEINEDPMAALVPRETWSDFDTQLIAEGLFAAANIFSALKLIHLFSINPHLGPLQISLGRMVIDIVKFFFIYTLVLFAFACGLNQLLWYFAELERRKCYSGVGDSSWDAASEACIRWRRFSNLFESCQSLFWASFGGISIESFELTGIKSYTRFWGLLMFGSYSVINVIVLLNLLIAMMSNSYAMIEERADTEWKFARTKLWMSYFEEGGTLPPPFNIFLPPKLLLRLCGLQKKQMVNREAGERKRARDNRYGTVMRALIWRYVVNAHSEHEMDPVTEDDVHELKSDLSSWRCELLEILRRNGMDIAGADTKERAVLGKKKKVWERRLMKDFHVAAPVIDPETEEQVTSLQSSSEGEDSVARWKRVAKLAVERSANQRWREVVDSAMKNSQIGKSKSKASLQSQLSLKRAMEEAQKLSNKSPLKPVSPIELPESTASTILHVLQDIVQTDNVSQVTFADPPRLSISPSPDSDTSTIKRVSSMNYVDEKPIKFASPVQAKRKSEAPSTLSTYHNSSKVPSSSPRLVKLSHGVSESTLSVPVDNRMIKPRLKPALSPKKGFTSEDKEKLVDIKPKSPQSLNCKSSRRGGWL